A window of the Gordonia humi genome harbors these coding sequences:
- a CDS encoding MFS transporter, with the protein MTAVRVNGSASNESGGAFDRGLLAPMLGATVLNPINSAIIAVSLIPIARALDVRLGQAQWLVSGLYLATAVGQPVVGRLVDLFGPRRPYLVLTGLAGVAGVLGVLAPNLDVLIAARVLLGVGTCAGFPVSMYLIRSEAQRTGKASPTVVLTALAVCGQAISAVGPSLGGGLIALGGWRATFAVNIPLALFCLYVGARRLPSVRSTATLRSIDWPGVTLFTGALVAALLYLMDPELTDLYLLVIGIAAAVALVVVERRRDDPFLDVRIVSGNLPLTATYVRNMLGYTVAYTVLYGFAQWVQDGRGLSPSTAGLLQLPLALSAIAVSAITGRSPKIRNKLFVGAVVQVVVAGLLLLMHASSPLWLLFVFAAIAGIPQGLNGLGNQNAVYGQADPERIAASAGLLRTSMYIGAMTSSVVLAQLFGDDATTAGLHEVAYVLLGVAAFGVVLVVGDRSLRRVGLSG; encoded by the coding sequence ATGACGGCGGTTCGGGTGAACGGGTCGGCGAGCAACGAGTCCGGCGGCGCCTTCGACCGCGGACTCCTGGCACCGATGCTCGGTGCGACGGTCCTCAATCCGATCAATTCGGCGATCATCGCCGTATCACTCATCCCGATCGCTCGGGCCCTCGACGTTCGGCTCGGACAGGCGCAGTGGCTGGTGTCCGGGCTCTACCTCGCCACCGCGGTGGGCCAGCCGGTCGTCGGCCGCCTGGTCGACCTGTTCGGCCCGCGCAGGCCCTACCTGGTACTGACCGGCCTCGCCGGCGTGGCGGGCGTGCTCGGCGTCCTCGCTCCGAATCTCGACGTCCTCATCGCGGCGCGCGTACTCCTCGGCGTCGGAACGTGCGCGGGTTTCCCCGTGTCGATGTACCTGATCAGATCCGAGGCGCAGCGCACCGGAAAGGCGAGCCCGACCGTCGTGCTGACGGCGCTGGCGGTGTGCGGTCAGGCGATCTCGGCAGTCGGTCCGTCGCTCGGCGGAGGCCTGATCGCGCTCGGCGGCTGGCGGGCGACGTTCGCCGTCAACATCCCGCTCGCCCTGTTCTGCCTGTACGTCGGCGCCCGCCGACTGCCGTCGGTGCGCAGCACCGCCACCCTGCGCTCGATCGACTGGCCCGGCGTGACCCTGTTCACCGGCGCGCTCGTCGCCGCTCTCCTGTATCTGATGGACCCCGAGCTCACCGACCTCTACCTCCTGGTCATCGGCATCGCCGCGGCCGTCGCGCTGGTCGTGGTCGAGCGGCGCCGCGACGATCCGTTCCTCGACGTGCGCATCGTGTCGGGCAATCTGCCGCTGACGGCGACGTACGTGCGGAACATGCTCGGATACACGGTGGCCTACACCGTTCTGTACGGGTTCGCGCAGTGGGTGCAGGACGGGCGCGGGCTGTCGCCGTCGACGGCGGGCCTCCTCCAACTGCCGTTGGCGCTGTCGGCGATCGCGGTCTCCGCGATCACCGGACGGTCGCCGAAGATCCGGAACAAGCTGTTCGTCGGCGCCGTCGTCCAAGTGGTCGTCGCGGGCCTGCTACTGCTGATGCACGCGTCGTCGCCGCTGTGGCTGCTGTTCGTCTTCGCGGCGATCGCCGGAATCCCGCAGGGGCTCAACGGACTCGGCAACCAGAACGCCGTCTACGGCCAGGCCGATCCAGAACGCATCGCCGCGTCGGCCGGTCTGCTGCGCACCTCCATGTACATCGGTGCGATGACGTCGTCGGTGGTGCTCGCACAGCTCTTCGGCGACGACGCCACCACCGCGGGCCTGCACGAGGTGGCCTACGTCCTGCTCGGTGTCGCCGCGTTCGGCGTCGTCCTCGTCGTCGGCGATCGGTCGCTCCGTCGTGTCGGCCTGTCCGGCTGA
- a CDS encoding isochorismatase family protein, giving the protein MPLTQIDEKSALVVIDLQAGIVGRFGDAATDVVANSAVLAAEFRKAGQTVVLVNVSATPPGRNDVGRGPVEFGDGDIVVDSALGESADDIRVTKRAWGAFTNTGLDAKLRERGVTQVVMTGISTSIGVESTARSAFELGYNVVVVTDAMADSSPASHDHAVSTVFPKLGEVTSTAQIQAKLTGAA; this is encoded by the coding sequence ATGCCGCTCACCCAGATCGACGAGAAGTCCGCACTCGTCGTCATCGACCTGCAGGCCGGCATCGTCGGCCGCTTCGGCGACGCGGCGACCGACGTCGTCGCCAACTCGGCGGTGCTCGCCGCCGAATTCCGCAAGGCGGGCCAGACCGTCGTCCTGGTCAACGTGTCGGCGACCCCGCCGGGACGCAACGACGTGGGCCGCGGGCCGGTCGAGTTCGGCGACGGCGACATCGTCGTCGACTCCGCCCTCGGCGAGAGCGCCGACGACATCCGCGTCACCAAGCGCGCCTGGGGCGCCTTCACGAACACCGGCCTCGACGCGAAGCTGCGTGAGCGCGGCGTCACCCAGGTCGTCATGACCGGCATCTCGACGTCGATCGGTGTCGAATCGACCGCGCGCAGCGCCTTCGAGCTCGGGTACAACGTCGTCGTGGTGACCGATGCGATGGCCGATTCGAGCCCGGCGTCGCACGATCACGCGGTCAGCACGGTGTTCCCGAAACTCGGCGAGGTCACCTCCACCGCGCAGATTCAGGCGAAGCTGACTGGCGCCGCGTAG
- a CDS encoding maleylpyruvate isomerase family mycothiol-dependent enzyme — translation MIFSDLDLDERLLIARRGTSYFAQRLAELTDEQLDEPSLLEGWSRKHLVAHVGYNAAALCRLLDWAATGVETPMYGSPEQRAQEIAEGATLTAAALRNLFAHTVARLDEKWRNLPDDAWSEQVRTAQGRTVPVSETAWMRTREVWIHAVDLANGGRFGDFPDVVLDSLLTDIVGMWRGRELGGNELGGGIVVEVDGREAIPVRPVSGGSGRSTSTVVGPLPSVVRWAAGRGGVGLTVGDDVEPPRWL, via the coding sequence ATGATCTTCTCCGACCTGGACCTCGACGAACGTCTGCTCATCGCACGACGAGGCACGTCGTACTTCGCCCAGCGGCTCGCCGAACTCACCGACGAGCAGCTCGACGAGCCGAGCCTGCTCGAGGGGTGGTCACGCAAGCACTTGGTGGCACACGTCGGCTACAACGCCGCGGCGCTGTGCCGCCTGCTCGACTGGGCCGCCACCGGCGTCGAGACACCGATGTACGGCTCACCGGAGCAGCGCGCGCAGGAGATCGCCGAGGGGGCGACTCTCACCGCCGCCGCACTTCGGAACCTCTTCGCGCACACGGTAGCCCGGCTCGACGAGAAGTGGCGAAACCTACCGGACGACGCGTGGTCCGAGCAGGTGCGCACGGCTCAGGGCAGGACGGTCCCGGTATCGGAGACCGCGTGGATGAGAACCCGAGAGGTATGGATTCACGCGGTCGACCTCGCGAACGGCGGCCGCTTCGGCGACTTCCCGGACGTGGTACTCGATTCGCTGCTGACCGACATCGTCGGGATGTGGCGCGGCAGGGAACTCGGCGGCAACGAACTGGGCGGCGGGATCGTCGTCGAGGTCGACGGTCGCGAGGCGATTCCGGTGCGACCGGTGTCGGGTGGATCGGGGCGGTCGACGTCGACAGTCGTCGGGCCGCTGCCCTCGGTGGTCCGGTGGGCCGCCGGACGAGGCGGAGTCGGCCTCACCGTCGGTGACGACGTGGAGCCGCCGCGCTGGCTCTGA
- a CDS encoding aldo/keto reductase, translated as MDYSPLGNSGLVVSALGVGCNAFGRRIDQNAADDVVYGAFDNGVNFFDTADSYSAGESEVMLGKALGGRRDEVVIATKFGMDNGGLYPGTHTNRASRSYIMRAVEGSLQRLGTDYIDLYQLHTPDRITPIDETLSALSDLVASGKVRYIGCSNFASWEVADAAGVADAIGSEHFITAQNEYSLYNRSAETELVPALEHYGMSLLPYFPLAYGLLTGKYSRDAAAPAGSRLVTESFRYDGANWDIVEGIRAFADERGISMLDVALGGLRAQPAVDTIIAGATSSTQIAANATSVMWTPSDDDLAALDEAVPPGSGSGYLTFAPPQR; from the coding sequence ATGGACTACTCCCCTCTCGGAAACAGCGGCCTGGTCGTGTCGGCGCTCGGCGTCGGCTGCAACGCGTTCGGCCGACGCATCGATCAGAATGCCGCCGACGACGTCGTCTACGGCGCCTTCGACAACGGAGTGAACTTCTTCGACACCGCCGATTCGTACAGCGCGGGCGAGTCGGAGGTCATGCTCGGCAAGGCTCTCGGGGGACGCCGCGACGAAGTGGTGATCGCCACCAAGTTCGGCATGGACAACGGCGGACTGTATCCGGGCACCCACACCAACCGGGCGAGCCGTTCGTACATCATGCGGGCCGTCGAGGGCAGCCTGCAGCGCCTGGGCACCGACTACATCGACCTGTACCAGCTGCACACACCGGATCGGATCACGCCGATCGACGAGACGCTGTCGGCGCTCTCGGACCTCGTCGCATCGGGCAAGGTCCGCTACATCGGCTGCTCGAACTTCGCCTCCTGGGAGGTCGCCGATGCGGCGGGCGTCGCCGATGCGATCGGCAGCGAGCACTTCATCACCGCGCAGAACGAGTACTCGCTCTACAACCGCAGCGCCGAAACCGAACTCGTGCCCGCACTCGAGCACTACGGGATGAGCCTGCTGCCGTACTTCCCGCTCGCGTACGGACTGCTCACCGGCAAGTACTCGCGGGATGCGGCCGCACCCGCCGGATCGCGACTGGTCACCGAGTCGTTCCGGTACGACGGCGCGAACTGGGACATCGTGGAGGGGATTCGCGCATTCGCCGACGAGCGCGGCATCAGCATGCTCGATGTCGCGCTCGGCGGTCTACGCGCTCAGCCCGCCGTCGACACGATCATCGCGGGCGCGACGTCGTCGACGCAGATCGCCGCGAACGCGACATCGGTGATGTGGACCCCGTCCGACGACGACCTCGCCGCCCTCGACGAAGCGGTGCCGCCCGGCTCCGGAAGCGGATATCTGACATTCGCTCCGCCCCAGCGCTAG
- the ygiD gene encoding 4,5-DOPA dioxygenase extradiol, producing the protein MSTTIMPAAFIGHGNPMNAIERNRYTESWKAFGAAVPTPRAIVVISAHWYTNATAVTAMPLPRTIHDFYGFPQELFDVEYPAPGAPEIAELVADVVKPTWVGLDADSWGIDHGTWSVLTHAFPDASIPVIQLSLNAFKDFDHHMEIGRKLAPLREQGVLIVGSGNIVHNLRAVDFSQPDTGFDWAHRFDDAAGELLQDDPAKVLSLDAHRDFAKAVPTPDHFLPMLYIAGLADGRPLQPLIKGYAAGSLSMTAYSLGFDCELDLSGPTAGAAELPSGFPALDSNL; encoded by the coding sequence ATGAGTACGACGATCATGCCTGCCGCGTTCATCGGGCACGGCAATCCGATGAACGCGATCGAGCGCAACCGTTACACCGAGTCGTGGAAGGCCTTCGGCGCGGCGGTCCCCACTCCTCGCGCGATCGTGGTGATCTCCGCGCACTGGTACACCAACGCGACAGCGGTCACGGCGATGCCGCTCCCCCGCACGATCCACGACTTCTACGGCTTTCCGCAGGAACTGTTCGACGTCGAGTATCCGGCGCCCGGAGCGCCGGAGATCGCCGAACTGGTGGCCGACGTCGTCAAACCGACGTGGGTGGGTTTGGACGCGGACAGTTGGGGCATCGACCACGGCACCTGGTCGGTCCTGACACATGCGTTCCCCGATGCGTCGATCCCGGTGATCCAGTTGTCGCTCAACGCGTTCAAGGATTTCGACCACCACATGGAGATCGGGCGCAAACTCGCTCCGCTACGCGAACAGGGCGTCCTGATCGTCGGCAGCGGCAACATCGTGCACAACCTGCGCGCGGTCGACTTCTCGCAGCCGGACACCGGTTTCGACTGGGCGCACCGTTTCGACGACGCTGCGGGCGAACTCCTGCAGGACGATCCGGCCAAGGTCCTCTCCCTCGATGCCCACCGGGACTTCGCGAAAGCCGTGCCGACCCCGGATCACTTCCTGCCGATGCTGTACATCGCCGGGTTGGCCGACGGTCGGCCGCTGCAGCCCCTGATCAAGGGGTACGCGGCGGGCTCGTTGTCGATGACCGCCTACAGTCTGGGCTTCGACTGCGAACTGGATCTGTCGGGTCCGACGGCGGGGGCCGCGGAACTGCCCTCGGGCTTCCCGGCGCTCGACTCCAATCTGTAG
- a CDS encoding cupin domain-containing protein, giving the protein MTTIDEALDPELKQLYTDFEAENLNPLWTQLGDLMPMAPASKAEPFVWRWSTLYPLAQRAGDLVPVGRGGERRAIALANPGLGGAPYVTPTLWAAIQYLGPKETAPEHRHSQNAFRFVVEGEGVWTVVNGDPVAMRRGDFLLTPGWNFHGHHNETDQPMAWIDGLDIPFVHYTDTAFFEFGADGVTDDATPDVSRSERLWAHPGLRPLVGLDRQTSSPIACYRWEHTDRALAEQLALEDEGHPGTAEPGHAAVRYTNPTTGGDVMPTIRAEFHRLRPGAVTRPRRDVGSTVFQVFDGEGHVSLAGVEHTVATGDMVVVPSWVEWSIGSDAGLDLFTFSDAPIVERLHLNRTLISEGA; this is encoded by the coding sequence ATGACGACGATCGACGAAGCCCTCGATCCGGAGCTCAAGCAGCTGTACACGGACTTCGAGGCAGAGAATCTCAACCCGCTGTGGACGCAGCTCGGCGACCTGATGCCGATGGCTCCGGCCTCCAAGGCCGAACCGTTCGTCTGGAGGTGGTCGACGCTCTATCCGCTGGCTCAGCGCGCAGGCGACCTCGTTCCGGTCGGCCGCGGCGGCGAGCGACGGGCCATCGCGCTGGCGAATCCCGGACTCGGCGGCGCCCCGTACGTCACGCCTACGCTGTGGGCCGCGATTCAGTACCTCGGCCCGAAGGAGACCGCACCGGAGCATCGCCATTCGCAGAACGCCTTTCGTTTCGTGGTGGAGGGCGAGGGCGTCTGGACAGTGGTCAACGGCGACCCGGTGGCCATGCGCCGCGGCGACTTCCTGCTGACCCCCGGGTGGAACTTTCACGGGCACCACAACGAGACCGATCAGCCGATGGCCTGGATCGACGGCCTGGACATCCCGTTCGTCCACTACACGGACACTGCGTTCTTCGAGTTCGGCGCGGACGGTGTCACCGACGACGCGACCCCCGACGTGTCACGGTCGGAGCGTCTCTGGGCGCATCCGGGCCTGCGACCACTGGTCGGACTCGACCGGCAGACCTCGTCGCCCATCGCCTGTTACCGCTGGGAGCACACCGATCGTGCACTCGCCGAACAGCTTGCACTCGAAGACGAGGGGCATCCGGGGACTGCTGAGCCGGGACATGCCGCAGTCCGATACACCAACCCGACCACGGGCGGCGACGTGATGCCGACCATCCGCGCCGAATTCCACCGGCTGCGGCCGGGGGCGGTCACCCGCCCGCGTCGCGATGTCGGTTCGACGGTGTTCCAGGTGTTCGACGGCGAGGGGCACGTGTCCCTCGCCGGTGTCGAGCACACCGTCGCCACGGGCGACATGGTCGTCGTACCGTCCTGGGTCGAGTGGTCGATCGGTTCGGACGCCGGCCTCGACCTGTTCACGTTCTCCGATGCACCCATCGTCGAACGCCTCCACCTGAACCGCACTCTGATCTCCGAAGGAGCCTGA
- a CDS encoding fumarylacetoacetate hydrolase family protein: MRLTTLRRSGGTAAARVDSDTSATLIDGYADLSELLADSDWKSVAQNATGGSVDLTSADYAPVVPHPSKVVCVGLNYATHIKEMGRDLPQYPTLFAKFADSLAGPYDDIVVPEYAAAQIDWEAELAVVIGKQAYQVVESDAAEYIAGYSVINDYTMRDYQYRTMMWDQGKWLERSSGFGPFLDTDYRTGTAIEARLDGEVMQSATTDDLVFSPEKLVDYVSHIVTLRPGDVIITGTTGGVGHARKPAVYVRDGQTVEVTIEGLGTVKNKTIVK, encoded by the coding sequence ATGCGACTGACTACCCTCCGCCGTTCGGGCGGTACCGCCGCGGCCCGCGTCGATTCCGACACCTCGGCCACTCTCATCGACGGCTACGCGGATCTCTCCGAGCTGCTCGCCGATTCTGACTGGAAGTCGGTGGCGCAGAACGCCACCGGCGGCAGCGTCGACCTGACGTCCGCGGACTACGCGCCGGTCGTCCCCCATCCCTCGAAGGTCGTGTGCGTCGGCCTGAACTACGCGACGCACATCAAGGAGATGGGCCGCGACCTGCCGCAGTACCCGACTCTGTTCGCGAAATTCGCCGACTCGCTCGCCGGGCCGTACGACGACATCGTCGTCCCCGAGTACGCCGCCGCCCAGATCGACTGGGAGGCCGAACTGGCGGTCGTGATCGGCAAACAGGCGTACCAGGTCGTCGAGAGCGACGCCGCCGAGTACATCGCCGGCTACTCGGTCATCAACGACTACACGATGCGCGATTACCAGTACCGGACCATGATGTGGGACCAGGGCAAGTGGCTCGAGCGATCGAGCGGCTTCGGACCGTTCCTGGACACCGACTACCGGACCGGCACGGCGATCGAAGCTCGGCTGGACGGGGAGGTCATGCAGTCGGCCACCACCGACGACCTGGTGTTCTCGCCCGAGAAGCTCGTCGACTACGTGTCCCACATCGTCACCCTCCGTCCCGGGGACGTCATCATCACCGGTACCACCGGCGGTGTCGGACACGCTCGCAAGCCCGCGGTCTATGTGCGCGACGGTCAGACCGTCGAGGTGACGATCGAGGGCTTGGGCACCGTGAAGAACAAGACGATCGTCAAGTAG
- a CDS encoding 3-hydroxybutyryl-CoA dehydrogenase — protein MNLIGVIGGGTMGAGIAEVCAKSGSDVLVLETKREFADAAIERITSSIGRGVVKGKISQEDADAAIARVRVTLDVAEFADRELVIEAAPEVEAIKHDIFAELDDVVKPEAILATNTSSIPVIKIAAATKHPERVVGVHFFNPVPVMPLVEIISTLLTSAETAAAVTKYAGETLGKTTVQAGDRSGFIVNALLIPYLCQAIRMYDSGYATAEDIDAAMKGGCGYPMGPLTLCDTVGLDICLAAAESLYAEFAEPHFAPPALLRRMVDAGRLGRKSGRGFYDYS, from the coding sequence GTGAACCTCATCGGCGTGATCGGTGGCGGCACCATGGGTGCCGGCATCGCAGAAGTGTGTGCCAAGTCCGGCAGCGACGTGCTCGTGCTGGAGACCAAGCGGGAGTTCGCCGATGCGGCGATCGAGCGGATCACCTCATCGATCGGTCGCGGCGTCGTCAAGGGCAAGATCTCGCAGGAGGACGCCGATGCGGCGATCGCCCGGGTGCGCGTCACCCTCGACGTCGCCGAGTTCGCCGACCGCGAGCTCGTCATCGAGGCCGCTCCCGAGGTCGAGGCGATCAAGCACGACATCTTCGCCGAGCTCGACGACGTCGTGAAGCCGGAGGCGATCCTGGCCACCAACACCTCGTCGATCCCGGTCATCAAGATCGCCGCCGCGACCAAGCACCCGGAGCGTGTGGTCGGCGTGCACTTCTTCAATCCGGTGCCGGTGATGCCGCTGGTCGAGATCATCTCCACCCTGCTGACCTCGGCGGAGACCGCCGCCGCCGTCACGAAGTACGCGGGCGAGACACTCGGCAAGACCACGGTGCAGGCGGGCGACCGCTCGGGTTTCATCGTCAACGCCCTGCTCATCCCGTACCTGTGCCAGGCCATCCGCATGTACGACTCGGGTTACGCCACCGCCGAGGACATCGATGCGGCGATGAAGGGCGGCTGCGGTTACCCGATGGGGCCGCTGACCCTGTGCGACACCGTGGGCCTCGACATCTGCCTGGCCGCGGCGGAGTCGCTGTACGCCGAGTTCGCCGAGCCGCACTTCGCGCCGCCCGCGCTTCTGCGTCGCATGGTGGACGCGGGACGGCTGGGTCGTAAGAGCGGCCGCGGCTTCTACGACTACAGCTAG
- a CDS encoding MarR family winged helix-turn-helix transcriptional regulator — protein sequence MTSSDDAYAVAGEIRVTFGRLRRRFRAVAHHDELTPSQMVVLWRLARDSMTAGELAAAEHVRPQSMAATVGVLLDNGYVEREPDPADRRRHVLSLSVDGRAIIDGTRKARDEWLARAVSERLTADERETLRAALPLLSRIVE from the coding sequence ATGACGAGTTCGGACGACGCATACGCGGTCGCGGGGGAGATCCGCGTGACATTCGGGCGCCTGCGCAGGCGCTTCCGGGCCGTCGCGCACCACGACGAGCTCACCCCGTCGCAGATGGTCGTGCTCTGGCGGCTCGCACGGGACTCGATGACCGCGGGCGAACTCGCGGCGGCCGAGCACGTGCGTCCGCAGTCGATGGCGGCGACTGTCGGCGTCCTGCTCGACAACGGATACGTCGAGCGTGAGCCCGACCCCGCCGACCGGCGTCGGCATGTGCTCTCCCTGTCGGTCGACGGTCGTGCCATCATCGACGGCACGCGCAAGGCGCGCGACGAGTGGCTGGCTCGCGCGGTGTCCGAGCGACTGACCGCGGACGAACGGGAGACGCTCCGCGCCGCGCTGCCGCTGCTGTCGAGAATCGTCGAATGA
- a CDS encoding LLM class flavin-dependent oxidoreductase, with protein MTEFGLDTFGGVTTDGHGRPVPHPQVIRDLVDDAVAADQLGLDFFGVGEHHRPDFAVSSPEMVLAAIAGRTEHIRLGSAVTVLSSDDPVRVYERFATLDAVSNGRAEIVAGRGSFIESFGLFGYDLADYEVLFEEKLDLLSKLLEQKPVTWSGSTRAALTDQLVFPTTEKRLRTWVGVGGSPESVVRTAKHGFGLFLAIIGGAPERFTAYIDLFERAQEQFGRPRAPIAIHSPGLVADTDGQARELVYDGWFAMRRRMSVERGWPAPTASDFDDEITDGALYLGSPEVVARKIARTLGTLKVDRFDLKFDQPVPHGAQRRSIELYGEKVVPMVKDLLS; from the coding sequence ATGACAGAGTTCGGTTTGGACACGTTCGGCGGCGTCACCACGGACGGGCACGGTCGGCCCGTGCCCCATCCCCAAGTGATCCGCGATCTCGTCGACGACGCCGTCGCCGCCGACCAGCTGGGACTGGACTTCTTCGGAGTCGGCGAACACCATCGTCCCGACTTCGCGGTGTCGAGCCCGGAGATGGTGCTGGCGGCGATCGCGGGTCGGACCGAGCACATCCGGCTGGGATCGGCCGTCACGGTCCTCTCCTCCGACGATCCGGTACGGGTCTATGAACGCTTCGCGACACTCGATGCCGTCTCGAACGGTCGTGCCGAGATCGTCGCCGGACGCGGTTCGTTCATCGAGTCGTTCGGCCTCTTCGGCTACGATCTCGCCGACTACGAGGTGTTGTTCGAAGAGAAGCTCGATCTCCTGTCGAAGCTGCTCGAGCAGAAGCCGGTGACCTGGAGCGGATCGACGCGGGCCGCCTTGACCGACCAACTCGTGTTCCCGACGACCGAGAAGCGCCTGCGGACGTGGGTCGGTGTCGGCGGATCGCCGGAGTCGGTGGTGCGCACGGCCAAGCACGGATTCGGGCTGTTCCTGGCGATCATCGGCGGCGCGCCGGAACGCTTCACCGCCTACATCGACCTGTTCGAACGCGCCCAGGAGCAGTTCGGCCGCCCGCGGGCGCCGATCGCGATCCACTCGCCGGGCCTCGTCGCCGACACCGACGGGCAGGCGCGCGAGCTGGTGTACGACGGATGGTTCGCCATGCGTCGCCGCATGAGCGTCGAACGCGGCTGGCCCGCACCGACCGCCTCCGACTTCGACGACGAGATCACCGACGGCGCACTGTATCTCGGCTCGCCCGAGGTGGTGGCACGGAAGATCGCACGCACCCTGGGGACCCTGAAGGTCGACCGTTTCGACCTGAAGTTCGACCAGCCCGTCCCGCACGGCGCTCAGCGGCGCTCGATCGAGCTGTACGGCGAGAAGGTGGTCCCGATGGTGAAGGATCTGCTGAGCTGA
- a CDS encoding IclR family transcriptional regulator encodes MQNSSRGGQKPTKTITRPSYALESVDNALRLLQLLRDVGALRLKDAATELGTAPSTAHRLLSMLVYRGFAVQDEKRLYHPGPAMGVGPAEKGWTRELTDLARPHMEALAILSGEAINLVIRVGSQVRFLHTAESDSMLRVGDRQGQVLPAELAAGGRILLAELPRKTLAQLYLRPAGEPVDPRAESGPYRVDRRLPKGEFDAFVAELEAAKRVGVAINLERTEEGVAAFGVLIRNSQGRGVAGLTAAVPITRYRQHLNGSLVPRLRETARAIEIDGGHIE; translated from the coding sequence ATGCAGAATTCGAGTCGAGGCGGACAGAAGCCGACGAAGACCATAACCCGCCCTTCCTACGCGCTCGAATCCGTGGACAACGCCCTGCGTCTGCTGCAACTGCTGCGCGACGTGGGGGCGTTGCGGCTCAAGGACGCGGCGACCGAACTGGGGACCGCGCCGTCGACCGCCCATCGGCTGCTGTCGATGCTCGTATACCGGGGCTTCGCGGTACAGGATGAGAAGCGGCTCTACCATCCCGGACCCGCGATGGGGGTCGGTCCTGCCGAGAAGGGGTGGACCAGAGAGTTGACCGATCTCGCCAGGCCGCACATGGAGGCGCTGGCGATCCTCTCTGGCGAGGCGATCAACCTGGTCATCCGGGTGGGATCGCAGGTGCGTTTCCTGCACACCGCAGAATCGGACTCGATGTTGCGGGTCGGCGATCGGCAGGGGCAGGTCCTGCCTGCGGAACTGGCCGCGGGTGGTCGGATCCTGCTCGCGGAACTGCCGCGCAAGACGTTGGCTCAGCTGTATCTGCGGCCGGCTGGCGAGCCGGTGGATCCGCGGGCTGAGAGTGGACCGTACCGGGTGGACCGGCGACTTCCGAAGGGCGAGTTCGACGCCTTCGTCGCCGAGTTGGAGGCCGCCAAACGCGTCGGAGTCGCCATCAATCTGGAGCGGACCGAAGAAGGAGTCGCGGCGTTCGGGGTGCTCATCCGAAACAGTCAGGGGCGCGGAGTGGCGGGGTTGACCGCGGCCGTTCCGATCACCCGTTACCGCCAGCACCTCAACGGGTCGCTGGTTCCTCGTCTGCGCGAGACCGCGCGCGCCATCGAGATCGATGGCGGGCACATCGAGTGA